Proteins encoded in a region of the Zea mays cultivar B73 chromosome 2, Zm-B73-REFERENCE-NAM-5.0, whole genome shotgun sequence genome:
- the LOC103647526 gene encoding nuclear transcription factor Y subunit C-6 gives MDPSQSGTPSLFPVMDIPVAYPPAAYPPCEVAVAAAAYPRLLYAPPDAAAAQQAAAAQQQQQLLGAPVVCPPAAYPPGEVAVAAAAYPPQLYAPPDAAAAQQATAAQQQLLGAPVRVAYAPPDAAAVQQAAAAQKHKHQLQMLWLELRREIEATTDFKKHNIPLSRIKKIMRADPDVCAITAEVLVVFPWACEMFILELTRHGWAHAEANKRRMLQKSDIVAAIARTDVFDFFRDTVLHDDAKEGADAAPAAAAAAEKAHPAAGAPATDPLANYPMPQQ, from the coding sequence ATGGACCCCAGCCAATCCGGCACCCCTTCGTTGTTTCCAGTCATGGACATCCCCGTTGCCTACCCTCCGGCGGCGTACCCTCCCTGCGaggtcgccgtcgccgccgccgcctacCCGCGGCTTCTCTACGCGCCGCCGGATGCTGCCGCGGCCCAGCAGGCGGCGGccgcgcagcagcagcagcagctactGGGCGCCCCCGTTGTCTGCCCTCCGGCGGCGTACCCTCCCGGCGaggtcgccgtcgccgccgccgcctacCCGCCGCAGCTCTACGCGCCGCCGGATGCTGCCGCGGCCCAGCAGGCGACGGCCGCGCAGCAGCAGCTACTGGGCGCCCCCGTCCGCGTTGCCTATGCGCCGCCGGATGCTGCCGCGGTCCAGCAGGCGGCGGCAGCGCAGAAGCACAAGCATCAGCTGCAGATGTTGTGGTTGGAGCTGCGCCGAGAGATCGAGGCCACCACCGACTTCAAGAAACACAACATCCCGCTCagccgcatcaagaagatcatgagGGCCGACCCGGACGTCTGCGCAATCACCGCCGAGGTCTTGGTCGTGTTCCCCTGGGCCTGCGAGATGTTCATCCTCGAGCTCACCCGCCACGGCTGGGCACACGCGGAGGCGAACAAGCGCCGCATGCTCCAGAAGTCCGACATTGTCGCTGCCATCGCCCGCACCGATGTGTTCGACTTCTTTCGCGACACCGTTCTGCACGACGACGCCAAAGAAGGCGCTGACGCGGCGCCCGCCGCAGCTGCGGCTGCCGAGAAAGCGCATCCTGCCGCGGGAGCACCGGCCACCGACCCCCTCGCCAACTACCCCATGCCTCAAcagtaa